The Sulfitobacter indolifex genome contains the following window.
GGGCTTCAGTCTGACTGGCACAGAGGCCCGGTTTCTCAGCCGTCATGATTTGCAGGTGACGGTTTTCGACAGAAACGCCACGCCAAAGCATACACGCACTGCACTGTGGCGCATGATTGGCAGGCTGCCGCTTGCCGTCCCGGGGGCAACCCAGCCGTCCGAAGCTTTTGAACGACTTTTCCCCTTTGATCTTTTGCCCGTACCGCTGATGCGGGCGCTTGCGGTGGGCGACATCGAAACGGTGGAGCGTCTGGGAGGCCTCGAACTTCTGGAAGAGGACTTGGCCTTGCTGACGTGGCGCTGCCCCTCGGGCACCGATTACGGGCAGCTTTTGCGGGGTGTTCTCGACACCCTACACCAAGAGCGCGCCGCATGACCCCGCCGCCGCCCTTCCTCTCGCGTCCTTGGGATGGAAATCGCCTGACGCTTGTCACCTTGTTGGCGATCCTCGCCCCCCTAACGGCGAGCATCGTGGCCCACGGCTTTGCCCGGCTGGCGGCTCTGGCCTTGGCGCTGGTTCTGGCGGCTCTGTGGCATCTGGCTTTTGCGAAGCTTCGAAAGCGCCCCCCGGAGTGGGGCGGCATCGTGACCGCGATGATCTTTGTAACTCTGGTACCCGCCACGGTGCTGCTCTGGCAACAGGGGGTGGCCCTGTCTTTTGGACTGGTCATGGGGGAGCTGATCTTTGGCGGTCGCGGTCGGGGGTTCCTGAGCCCTGCCGCCGTCAGCTTAGCCTTCCTGCTGTTTTCCTTCCCCGTTGACGCAGCGCAACCCACTGACACGGCGAGCGCGCTCGCGGCTCTAGCCGGAGGGGTGCTCTTGGTGATTGCAGGAATACTGTCTTGGCGGCTTGTCATCGGGTTTTCCGTGGCGGTGGCCGCCTGTGCATCCCAATGGCCAGTGCCGACGATCTGGCCTTCGTGGCCGAGTGCCACCTTGATCCTCGGGCTGGTATTTCTCATCGGTGATCCGGTCGCTGCGGCCTGCACCAATGCCGGGCGCTGGCTCTATGGTTTTCTCGCGGGGGGCTTGCTCGTACTGCTGGCGCATGCAGGCGGCGACATCCTGTCGTCCGTGGTCTTTGCGGCATTGCTCGCGGCCATCTTTGCCCCGCTAATCGATCAGGGCGTGATCTGGGCCAACATCCGGCGACGCGCGCGGCGGTTACGCAATGTCTAACTTATCGCCAATCGCCCTGTGGGCCCGCTTCCTTGCGCTGCCGAACGACAGCCGAACCAAGACGCTAGGCATCGCATTCCTAGTCGCCCTCGTGTCAGCAACGGCGGTTTCTGTCACCTCCGTGGCCCTGAAACCGCGACAGGAGGCAAATGTCGCAGCCCTGCGCGAGGCAAAACTGGCGACGATGATCGCGACACTTCCGGGCCTTGCCAACATCCTGCGCGCCACTGGGGCCGAGACTTTGGAGACTGCCATCGTGGATCTGGCTGAGGGAACAGTCGCCACTGGCATTGATCCGGACCGCTACGATTTCCTTGCGGCGCAGACTGACCCCGTCCAAACAGTTGCCCTGACCGCAGAACAGGACATGGCCGGGATTGGCCGCCGCCCGCATTACGCCCCCGTCTTTGTGTTGCGCGGCGATGAGGGGCTCGCTTTGGTGGTCCTGCCGGTTTACGGAACCGGCTACCAATCGACGATCCGCGCCTATCTGGCCCTTTCCGCCGATCTAAACACTATCGCGGGCCTGAGCATCTATGAACAAGGCGAAACGCCGGGTCTGGGGTCGCGGATTACCGATCCGGCATGGCAGGCGCTATGGTCAGATCGGCAGGCGGTAGACCCCTCTGGGGAAGTCGTGATCACGGTTGTGCGCGGCAAATCCACCGGGCCTGCGGAGGTCGACGGGATTTCCGGGGCCACGCGGTCCGCCACCGGGGTCGCCCGGCTGGTTCGGTTTTGGCTTGGCCCCGATGGGTTTGGCCCCTTCCTCGCCCGCCTTCGGTCAGGAGAGGGGCTATGACCACAAAAAACCTGCAGCTTCTGACCGCGCCGCTGATCGACAACAATCCGATCACCCTACAGATCTTGGGGATTTGTTCGGCGCTCGCCGTGACCACCTCGATGGCGACGGCCCTGACCATGAGCCTTGCGCTGACGGCGGTGCTGACCACGGCGAGTGCGGCGATCAGCCTGATCCGCTTTCATCTGCCCGGATCGATCCGCCTTGTTGTCCAGATCACCATCATCGCCTCCCTCGTGATCATCGCCGATCAGTTCTTGCGCGCCTATGCCTTTGAGATGAGCGAGCGACTGTCGGTCTTTGTCGGGTTGATCGTGACAAATTGCATCGTCCTTGCCCGGGCCGAGACATTTGCAATGCGCAACCCGGTTTGGCCCAGCATACTGGATGGGGTCGGCAATGGCCTTGGATACGGCCTTGTGTTGATGATCGTTGCCGCGATCCGCGAAGTATTGGGGGCCGGCACGCTGTTCGGGGCCCAGATCGCGCCGCTGGCCTCGGAGGGGGGCTGGTTTCAACCGCTCGGCCTGATGCTGCTGGCCCCCAGTGCGTTTTTTATCATCGGGCTTCTGATCTGGGCCATCCGGACTGTCCGCCCGGCGCTGGTGGAGCCAGACGAGTTTCCCCTCCGCACAGATCCACGCGGGGATCGGTCATGAGTGAGCTGTTCCTGAGATCGGTGTTTCAAGAGAACCTCGCGCTGTCGTTCTTTCTGGGAATTTGCACCTTTCTCGCGGTGTCCAAACGGATTGACACGGCGCTTGGCCTTGGCCTCGCGATGATCGTGGTTCAGGGGCTTACAGTTCCGGTCAACCACCTGATCTACAACGGGCTTTTGATTGAGGGCGCTTGGGGCTGGGCTGGTTTGCCGACAGTTGATCTGAGCTATCTAAAGCTGATCTGCTTCATTGGTGTCATCGCCGCCATTGTCCAAATCCTGGAAATGACCCTAGAGCGTTTCGTGCCGCTTCTGCACCGGAGCCTTGGCATATTTTTACCCCTGATTACGGTGAATTGTGCCGTTTTGGGCGGCAGCCTGTTCATGGTGGATCGCCGCTACAGCCTGCCTGAAAGCGTTGTCTATGGCTTGGGCAGTGGTATCGGCTGGGCACTGGCCATTGTTGGGTTCGCGGCGATCCGGGAAAGGCTGCGCTATGCTGATATCCCAGAGGGGCTGCGCGGTCTCGGTATTTCCTTTATCGTCACGGGCCTGATGTCGATGGGGTTCTCGGCCTTTGTCGGGGTGGGTCTGCCATGAGCGAGGTGGTTCTCGGCAGTGTGGTCTTCGTCGTCATCGTATTGGTGCTGTGCAGCGTCATCCTGCTGGCGCGGTCTGTTCTGCTGCCCACAGGCCCGGTGACCGTGCGGATCAATGAACGGCAGGACATCACAGCGCGGGCCGGAGACCGGCTGCTGACAGCCTTGTCAGACAGCGGGATTTCGGTGCCCTCGGCCTGTGGTGGAGCGGGCACCTGCGGGCAGTGCCGGATGGTCATCGGCGAAAACCGCAGCCCGGCTCTGCCGACTGAGGCCGCGCTGCTCTCGCGGGTTGAACTTGCCTCCGGGCTGCGCTTGGCTTGCCAGACGACGCTGCGCAGCAACATCAGCGTGACCCTGCCCGAAAGCTTGCTGACCGCGCAGACGTGGGAATGCACAGTCGTCTCAACCCGCACAATCGCCCCCATCATTCGCGAGATCGTGCTGGCCCCGTCCAGCGACACGGCGTTCACATTTGAGCCGGGTGCCTTTGTGCAGATCGAGGCACCGACATATGATCTGACTTTTGCGGACTATGACATCGCCCCCGCGCATCGCAGCGCTTGGGATCAGCAAGGCCTTGATGCACTGCGGGCGCAGTCCAAGAGCAGCGTGTCGCGCGCCTATTCCATTGCGAACAATGCATTGGCTGATGCGGGGCGGATCGTTCTTTTGGTCCGGCTGGCACTGCCGCCGCCACAGAACCCGGACGCCCCTCCGGGTGTGGTGTCGTCGTGGCTTTTTGGTCTGCGTAAGGGTGATCCGGTCAGCGTCACCGGCCCCTTCAGCAGCTTTGCGGCGCGGACCACCGAGCGTGAGATGGTCTTTATCGGCGGGGGTGTCGGAATGGCGCCGTTGCGCGCGATCATCTCGGACCAACTGGAGCGCAGGAACACAGGTCGGAAAATGAGCTATTGGTACGGCGCGCGCAGCCGCGTGGACTTGTTCTATGACAAAGAGTTCGAGAGGCTTCAGGCGAAATACCCCAACTTTCGCTGGACCGTCGCCCTTTCCGATCCCGCGCCAGAGGACAACTGGCAAGGCGAAACCGGATTTATTCATGAAGTTGCCCTGCGCACAGCGTTGGCGGCCCATCCGGCGCCCCATGACTGCGAGTATTACCTTTGCGGGCCGCCGATGATGATCAAGGCGGTCCGCGCCATGCTTGATGATTTGGGGGTCGGCCCGGACCATATTTTTAACGATGATTTTGGAGGATAGGTGATGCGGTTCTCTCGACGTGGTTTTCTGGGGGGCAGCGGCGCCATGCTTGTCGCAACGGCGCTTCCGGCGGCGGGGTCTGACCTGTTGCAGATCGAAGGTCCGGCCTTTGGCGCAGGTTGGCGGGTGCGGGTGGGAAGCGGAGCCGACGCAGCCGCTGTTGTCCGGGTGATCACTGGCGTCATCGCATCAGTTGACGCGGCGATGTCACCCTTTCGAGCGGGGTCTGAGATTTCAGTGTTCAACCGTGCAGAGACCTTGGACTGGCAGCCGCTTTCGTTCCAGACCCTCACAACCATCGCCGAGGCACAGCGTATTGCCGACCAAACCCAAGGCGCTTTTGATCCGACCCTTGGCGGTCTAGTGGGCCGATATGGTTTCGGCCCGATCACGGCGGGGCCGGAAGGCGCGTTTCGTGACCTCACGGTGGGGGCCGGTGGCGCGCGAAAGGCCCATCCACGGCAAACGTTAGACCT
Protein-coding sequences here:
- a CDS encoding RnfABCDGE type electron transport complex subunit D — translated: MTPPPPFLSRPWDGNRLTLVTLLAILAPLTASIVAHGFARLAALALALVLAALWHLAFAKLRKRPPEWGGIVTAMIFVTLVPATVLLWQQGVALSFGLVMGELIFGGRGRGFLSPAAVSLAFLLFSFPVDAAQPTDTASALAALAGGVLLVIAGILSWRLVIGFSVAVAACASQWPVPTIWPSWPSATLILGLVFLIGDPVAAACTNAGRWLYGFLAGGLLVLLAHAGGDILSSVVFAALLAAIFAPLIDQGVIWANIRRRARRLRNV
- the nqrC gene encoding NADH:ubiquinone reductase (Na(+)-transporting) subunit C — encoded protein: MSNLSPIALWARFLALPNDSRTKTLGIAFLVALVSATAVSVTSVALKPRQEANVAALREAKLATMIATLPGLANILRATGAETLETAIVDLAEGTVATGIDPDRYDFLAAQTDPVQTVALTAEQDMAGIGRRPHYAPVFVLRGDEGLALVVLPVYGTGYQSTIRAYLALSADLNTIAGLSIYEQGETPGLGSRITDPAWQALWSDRQAVDPSGEVVITVVRGKSTGPAEVDGISGATRSATGVARLVRFWLGPDGFGPFLARLRSGEGL
- a CDS encoding NADH:ubiquinone reductase (Na(+)-transporting) subunit D: MTTKNLQLLTAPLIDNNPITLQILGICSALAVTTSMATALTMSLALTAVLTTASAAISLIRFHLPGSIRLVVQITIIASLVIIADQFLRAYAFEMSERLSVFVGLIVTNCIVLARAETFAMRNPVWPSILDGVGNGLGYGLVLMIVAAIREVLGAGTLFGAQIAPLASEGGWFQPLGLMLLAPSAFFIIGLLIWAIRTVRPALVEPDEFPLRTDPRGDRS
- the nqrE gene encoding NADH:ubiquinone reductase (Na(+)-transporting) subunit E, with protein sequence MSELFLRSVFQENLALSFFLGICTFLAVSKRIDTALGLGLAMIVVQGLTVPVNHLIYNGLLIEGAWGWAGLPTVDLSYLKLICFIGVIAAIVQILEMTLERFVPLLHRSLGIFLPLITVNCAVLGGSLFMVDRRYSLPESVVYGLGSGIGWALAIVGFAAIRERLRYADIPEGLRGLGISFIVTGLMSMGFSAFVGVGLP
- the nqrF gene encoding NADH:ubiquinone reductase (Na(+)-transporting) subunit F codes for the protein MSEVVLGSVVFVVIVLVLCSVILLARSVLLPTGPVTVRINERQDITARAGDRLLTALSDSGISVPSACGGAGTCGQCRMVIGENRSPALPTEAALLSRVELASGLRLACQTTLRSNISVTLPESLLTAQTWECTVVSTRTIAPIIREIVLAPSSDTAFTFEPGAFVQIEAPTYDLTFADYDIAPAHRSAWDQQGLDALRAQSKSSVSRAYSIANNALADAGRIVLLVRLALPPPQNPDAPPGVVSSWLFGLRKGDPVSVTGPFSSFAARTTEREMVFIGGGVGMAPLRAIISDQLERRNTGRKMSYWYGARSRVDLFYDKEFERLQAKYPNFRWTVALSDPAPEDNWQGETGFIHEVALRTALAAHPAPHDCEYYLCGPPMMIKAVRAMLDDLGVGPDHIFNDDFGG